Proteins encoded by one window of Salvia splendens isolate huo1 chromosome 7, SspV2, whole genome shotgun sequence:
- the LOC121741226 gene encoding cytochrome P450 76A2-like, translated as MEKTLKIVAEFVEKRRRETKLNPSSRKDFLEVLLEYRGNNDDECDQISDHQLHIITMEVFLAGLETPSNTIEWAMVELLRHPAAKEELRRVVGEGNRFEEAQIDDLPYLQAVVKETLRRRRSQPQFHLRKNLDWKIGDSAAKRSRAAAVQSRSGGGRQKRRRKAESAVIERNRLSAITAFISSSD; from the exons ATGGAGAAAACATTGAAGATCGTCGCCGAATTCGTCGAGAAACGGAGGAGGGAAACGAAATTAAACCCTAGCTCTAGAAAGGATTTTCTCGAAGTGCTTCTAGAATATCGTGGAAACAACGACGACGAGTGCGATCAGATCTCCGATCATCAACTCCACATTATCACCATG GAGGTTTTCCTCGCCGGATTGGAAACGCCGAGCAACACGATCGAGTGGGCGATGGTGGAGCTCCTCCGCCACCCGGCGGCGAAGGAAGAGCTCCGCCGCGTAGTCGGAGAAGGCAACAGATTTGAGGAAGCGCAGATCGACGATCTGCCATACCTGCAGGCGGTGGTGAAGGAGACGCTGCGGCGGAGAAGGAGCCAGCCTCAGTTTCATCTTCGGAAGAATCTGGATTGGAAGATTGGGGATTCGGCGGCGAAACGTAGTCGTGCTGCGGCTGTGCAGAGTAGAAGCGGCGGAGGAAGGCAGAAGCGGCGGAGGAAGGCAGAATCGGCAGTGATTGAGCGGAATCGTCTCAGTGCCATTACTGCTTTCATTTCAAGCTCTGATTAA